One Eptesicus fuscus isolate TK198812 chromosome 13, DD_ASM_mEF_20220401, whole genome shotgun sequence genomic window, CATCTTATCCCTGGCTGGAATCCCCTAGTTTTTAGCCAGGTCCTCTCAACTTCCAGCACTTGAGTAAAGTATAGAAATGGTCTTTAATTCCAGCATCCCTACTTGGTTATGTTTGCACCTCAACCCATTCCCAGAGTCTGTCTGTCATGACAGCTTCAAATATAAACCCAGCAAGTAAACATCTGGAAACCCTGGTAAATGGAGATAGGCAAGGTGAGTCTCAGGTGACCATGATGATAGGGGGTGGGCAGGACGCAGGAAGGACACGCCATGGTGATGTTCAACAGGCAAAATACCAGGTCTGTGACCAGAATCTCTCGTACCTTCTTCCAAGTGTCCCTCCTTTCTCCAACCACAGGGCAGTATCAGACAGCAACATTACCCCCACCCCACTACTGGCTCCCTTCCATTCCCAGTCCCAGGAGTCACTTGAGCCCACGGCCTGAAGGATCCACTAGTCTCATAAGCACCAAAGCAGCCCCTTTCCCCACTTCTCACTTGAGAAGCCAAACCCCAGAACCACCCTGCTGCAGCACAGGTTGTTTCTCAACTGGAAACAAGTCAAGGAAAATGGTCAAGCACAGCAGAGAAAAATGGGCAACACATTTTCTGCATTGGGGTGTGATTAAATCAAGTTGAGGGCTGAAGAAGCCTAAGCAAGTTGGTCTGAACAATCCATCCTTAAGGATGGCAGACTAGCAGGACGACAGACTAAGAGCTAAATCCCTCCGGGCAGAAGAGAAATCTTTCTAATTTCCATGTCAAATCCCCTTCCTCATCTGCCCTGGGTTCTGTGGCTGCCTTCCCTTTGGCCATCATGTCTTCCTGGATGTCAAACTGGCTCCTCTGAAACTGAGTGCAATCAAGACAATGACAACCAGGTTTCCAAACTGCAAATTGCCCCAAGTTTTATTTGTAGTCcatacaaaagggaaaaaaaattaagtttttctaACACCACCTACTTGGGGAGATAGGGAAGTGGGACTGTGCGGCTCAGCATCAGCTAGAACATCAGGAGTCGGTAGGAATTTGGACATAAACCAACTGACTATCCCAGCAGGAACTCAGTCTCAACACAGTCTAGAGGGACAGACAGGGTCCCCTGGACTGCTGGCACAGCTTGGCGTATAGGAAATGGTTAGGCTAACCCTTTCCTGGCCTCCCTcatatctaaaaagaaaaaggcgCCGCGACCTCAGCTGCAGGTTGATTCCCCATCCAGACAACCTTAAATATCGCGCACAAAAATAAAAGGGagccaggaaaaaataaaaacataaaagaaactcCCATCCTGGGTAGATGGGAGGCAGGGGAAACCGCAGATCTAGAGCCAGTAGCAAGATTTGCTGCTGAGGCGAAGGAACAAAGTAGGTTACTACCAAACACTCAAAAGGATCATCTCCTGGGGAAGGCCCACATGGTAGAGGGGATGAAAAACCACAAATGGGAGAGGTATGGGCCAGTGGTTTTAACCCGGGTCTGCACCCTACCccacttctctccttccctcccagtaATGCCCCATCCCAGGACGGCCCTACATGCGGCGCTGGTAGCCAGAGTGCATTTGAGCTGCCCGCAGGTAATCATTATAGGAGCCCGAATAGCGTGCGTAATCGGAATGAGCATCGGGCAGGCGACGGTAATCCAGCGAGGACTTTGTCGGCGAGCGGCGGAACGAAAGCTGCGACTCTGATAAACGGCGGTAATCAGAGAGCTCGGCTAAACGCCGGTCGGAACCATACCTAGTCGAGAGAAGAAGACAGTTGGTGAATGAGACAATTgaggggagggctccaggtggGCATGGGGGAGATGCCAATGGGGATAGGGAGGGTGTGATCACACTGGTTTCCAACAAGAATTTGTCAGAAGGCTCATCACCCTATCCAGGGCAAGAAATCAAGCCTGGTTCAACTCAGTGGGAAACCAAGCCCGCCACTGAAGCCCTCCCTTCTGAACTGGCCAAGGTGCATTTTGGTCTATATCCCAAACCACAAACTATCCCCACCCTTGGGTCCTGTACAGAAAGACCGTGGTTGTTTACCAACAGAACGGCGGACGAAAGCAAGGTCCCCTACTTCCCACAGAGTGGACGCACCTCATACACCTTGCCTTCAGCCAATGAGTGCCAAAGGGACTCCTCTTTCAAACCTACCCCCACCAAAGCCAGGACAACCACATAACAGGCTTAAGGATCCTCCAGACGGTGGGAAAGGCTGTAGGCCACAGTCCTGCAGGCCGTAGCTCCAATGGCAGCTGGGGCTAGCCTAGACATGTGACACTTTTCCCAGCCTGACTAGCTGGTACCACCCCAGGCTGAGCACTAGGCTCCACCTGAACCTTGGTGACCAGGAAAGTTCACACACATCATCCCCTTCAGCCTTTGGACATCCCACGGGAATAGACAAGATCAAGGGAGGGACCGATGGCTCCAGTTTCCCTCCCATGCCAACCTCAGCCCCTTGACCTAAGCCCcagctgggggcagaggcaggggggcATACAGTACCTTTTCGACATGGCGACAGCCTTTTTGTAGGGATCGTCGTAGCTGgcccggggtggggagaggcgggTACGCTCATAGGGCGGCGGGGTGCTGTTGGCGTTGGCAACGGCCCCCTGGGACATGGATAAGTAGGCTGCAGACGGCTGGCCTGCCCCATCATAGGCATTGCCTGGCTGGCCACGGTAggaggcagcagcctggggaTGCTGCTGGGCAGCATAAGAAGCAGCCAATGAGGCTGATGACTGAGTGCGGTAAGGACCTGCCAGGGTGGCAGAAGGCTGGGCCCCGTATGCAGCTGCAGCACCATAGGAGCCAGTGGCCGCAGCAGCTGACTGAGCCCCATAGGAGCCTGATAGGCCCATTGATGCTTGAGCCCCATAACTATTCAGTTGTGTCTGAACAACTGGCTGGGCCCCATAGGATCCAGCCATTGGGGTAGCGGCTTGTGCAGCGTAGGCAGCTGGCTGGCTGGCATAGGCAGCAGCTGTACCTGGCTGTGCCACGTAGGCAGCAGGCTGGGAAGAGTAGGAAGCAGCCTGTTGTGCAGCATATGGGGCAGACTGTGCATTATAAGAGGCTGAGGCCTGGGCATTGTAAGAAGCTGCCTGGGCCCCATAAGCCAGTGAGGAGGCTGCAGACTGGGCCCCATAGGAGGCTGCCTGGGCCCCGTAGGAGCCTAGGGAGGAAGCTGCTCCCTGGGTGTTGTAGGAGGAGGCAGCCGCACGAACCCCATAGGAAGAGGCAGCCTGTGCGCCAtaagaggatggctggttagcataggaggccagggaggagccctgcGCCCCATAGGAGTTGAGTGAGGAAGCTGCAGCTGCCTGACCCCCATAGGAGGAAAGGGCCGAGGGCTGGGCTCCACCATATGGGCCAAGCGAGGAAGCTGCAGCAGATTGGGAGCTAGGGCTGGCCAACTGGCCCCTGTATGGGGCCCCAAGGGAGACAGAGGGCTGAGCGCGGTAAGAGGCTGCCTGGGCTGTCATGGGCTGAGTCCGATAGCCGACACCCAAAGAGGCAGAAGGCTGAGCCCTGTAGGCAGCTCCCAGTGACACTGAGGGCTGGGCCCTGTAGGTGGCTGGCTGGGCCGTCAGAGGAGCCACATAGGAGGCTCGGGGAGGTGAACGGCGCAGGGGGCTGCGGTCGCGACCAAAGAAGGGTGGTGTGGGCTGACGGGCTTGCCCATCAAAGCCACCAGTGCTGTTGCCAAAAGCCTGCTGGTAGTCGAAGGTGGCAGAGAAGCCACCAGCTCCAGGGAATGCCGTATCCCCAGCCCCTGGTTTCTTGGTCTTGTCCCCAGACTGGATagccaggccaggccccttcTTCTGACCCTTGGTTGAGAGTTCCACGTTGATGCGCTTGCCCTTCACTTCTTTGCCGTTGAGCTGCGCGATGGCGGCTTTGGCATCTGCTTCCTTCTCCATGTGAACAAACGCGTAGTCTGATAAAGCAGCAGACAGAGGGTTAGCAATTAGGGAGGCAGGGCATGCTACCCAGTGGGCCCCAAATTGGACACAGCAACAGCACCCAGCTGTTGCCAACTATCTCCAGGCCTCCAAACCCTCCTCTCCAGGAGTTAGGTCATAAAATGTGACTCCCATATACAAAGCTTCTGACTGTCCCAAGCAGCCACCTTTGCCTTTGGCCTTCTCCccattcttccctttcccctgccACCTCACCCAACTTCCTGGtgagagaagaaagagcaaaGATGAACTGCAACACAGGATAAAAATCTTCACAGCTCCTGTAAGTATAAACCAAAACGCAAAAACGCAAAAGGGTGCCTGGACCACTCAATTATTCAGTATTCTCTAACCCAAGGTCACCAAACACTACAGCTCACCTTTGAGGCTTAATACTCAAACAATGGAAATGACTACTATGTCTTGACATGATTCATGTCTCAGCCTAGGGTCCAATTAAGGCAAAAGAGCTAGACTGCAatgcacagtgcatgaaattctaaTATGATCTCCCCTTTTCCCAAAGTACTTCCCAGTTTCCAAAGCACTTTCGTGCACAGGACCTCACGAcaatcctgtgaggtaggcaGGACAAAGGATCatttaccccattttacaggtgagaattTATATGGCTGACCCCAAATCAAAATGTGTTAGAGCCATGAACAGAATCCCAACTTTCCATACCAGTCACTACACAGAGTCTATTCCTAAGAAGTCAATGAATAAGGCAGGACTGTATAATAATATGACTAGAAAGGGGAGAAGCTGGACCCCATGTAAATCAACAAGGTGTGGGAATGCAAACCAAGCCTCCTGGCTGAGTTCAGGCCCAAGTCTCCTCCGTTCACAGGAAAGACTTGGTTCTCAGCTTTAAGGCAAAAAGCTGCAATTACTACAGCAAGCAGGCTCTGCTAAACAAATTACCCTTGAGGTCCTCATTCAGGATCTGAGTGAGCTGTGGTGGGATAGGCTCTAAAATAGGACGTTGATTTTGCTTGGCTGGTgcggcccagtggttgagtgttgacctatgaaccaggttcaattatgggcttgatcgccagtgtagggtgtgcaggaggcagctgatcaatgattatctattactgatgtttctctctccttatcccttcctttctgaaatcaataccaatttttttttttaaatcggaTGTTGACCTCAAAGACCCATGTATCTACCacatagaaagaaaattttaggaGAGGAAGGAGTGGGAAGAAATTCTTTATCATATTCAAACTCACAAACCATAGTAGTGTAAGCAGGATATGAAGAACAGTGATAAGATCATGCTTGTGGGAAATAAAGCCATGCAGTTAACATCTGGACCTATGGCTACTTTAAGATACAGTCCAAGTACCAGGAGCCCATCCCTCTCATATCAGTTTAGGAAATGGAGAACTACCTGGATGAAATTACTAAAGTTCCATTCTTAaagataagaattatttttaatggccGTAAATAAGTGTCCTAATTTCTAGAAACTTTCATACTGGGATGCCCTCTCTTGCTGCCTCTATAGAGCAAGTCATTTCCCTAAATCTAACGCAATACCACCAACCGACTCACATacaa contains:
- the RBM14 gene encoding RNA-binding protein 14 isoform X2 — its product is MEKEADAKAAIAQLNGKEVKGKRINVELSTKGQKKGPGLAIQSGDKTKKPGAGDTAFPGAGGFSATFDYQQAFGNSTGGFDGQARQPTPPFFGRDRSPLRRSPPRASYVAPLTAQPATYRAQPSVSLGAAYRAQPSASLGVGYRTQPMTAQAASYRAQPSVSLGAPYRGQLASPSSQSAAASSLGPYGGAQPSALSSYGGQAAAASSLNSYGAQGSSLASYANQPSSYGAQAASSYGVRAAASSYNTQGAASSLGSYGAQAASYGAQSAASSLAYGAQAASYNAQASASYNAQSAPYAAQQAASYSSQPAAYVAQPGTAAAYASQPAAYAAQAATPMAGSYGAQPVVQTQLNSYGAQASMGLSGSYGAQSAAAATGSYGAAAAYGAQPSATLAGPYRTQSSASLAASYAAQQHPQAAASYRGQPGNAYDGAGQPSAAYLSMSQGAVANANSTPPPYERTRLSPPRASYDDPYKKAVAMSKRYGSDRRLAELSDYRRLSESQLSFRRSPTKSSLDYRRLPDAHSDYARYSGSYNDYLRAAQMHSGYQRRM
- the RBM14 gene encoding RNA-binding protein 14 isoform X1; this translates as MKIFVGNVDGADTTPEELAALFAPYGTVMSCAVMKQFAFVHMRENAGALRAIEALHGHELRPGRALVVEMSRPRPLNTWKIFVGNVSAACTSQELRSLFERRGRVIECDVVKDYAFVHMEKEADAKAAIAQLNGKEVKGKRINVELSTKGQKKGPGLAIQSGDKTKKPGAGDTAFPGAGGFSATFDYQQAFGNSTGGFDGQARQPTPPFFGRDRSPLRRSPPRASYVAPLTAQPATYRAQPSVSLGAAYRAQPSASLGVGYRTQPMTAQAASYRAQPSVSLGAPYRGQLASPSSQSAAASSLGPYGGAQPSALSSYGGQAAAASSLNSYGAQGSSLASYANQPSSYGAQAASSYGVRAAASSYNTQGAASSLGSYGAQAASYGAQSAASSLAYGAQAASYNAQASASYNAQSAPYAAQQAASYSSQPAAYVAQPGTAAAYASQPAAYAAQAATPMAGSYGAQPVVQTQLNSYGAQASMGLSGSYGAQSAAAATGSYGAAAAYGAQPSATLAGPYRTQSSASLAASYAAQQHPQAAASYRGQPGNAYDGAGQPSAAYLSMSQGAVANANSTPPPYERTRLSPPRASYDDPYKKAVAMSKRYGSDRRLAELSDYRRLSESQLSFRRSPTKSSLDYRRLPDAHSDYARYSGSYNDYLRAAQMHSGYQRRM